From Helicobacter ganmani, one genomic window encodes:
- a CDS encoding M48 family metallopeptidase → MRFCADSTLIVNLPRYVSKRACEEFIATNLQWILKHFDTIKQQEANISLNQFYLFGQWVEFETLLLDRELESYLQKRLQDFGFEGDCAILMQLWQAVMQENLLMNPIGAKSKLQSLLRMVYQKALESYISLHINAISQKMQLFPKSICYGKSYRQLGCCRVKDQSVRFSLRLALMPYFCIDSVIIHELAHLRYPHHGQDFWNLVRTFDDNPQGIQEWLQANYSLNARLYQKIFK, encoded by the coding sequence ATGCGATTCTGCGCGGATTCTACCTTGATTGTGAATTTGCCAAGATATGTTAGCAAAAGGGCTTGTGAGGAATTTATCGCAACAAATTTACAATGGATTTTGAAACATTTTGACACAATCAAGCAACAAGAAGCGAATATTTCTTTGAATCAATTTTATTTGTTTGGGCAGTGGGTAGAGTTTGAGACGCTTTTGCTTGATAGAGAATTAGAATCTTATTTGCAAAAAAGATTGCAAGATTTTGGCTTTGAGGGAGATTGTGCGATTCTTATGCAATTATGGCAAGCGGTGATGCAAGAGAATTTGCTAATGAATCCGATAGGGGCAAAGTCAAAGCTCCAATCTCTTTTGAGAATGGTTTATCAAAAAGCTTTGGAATCATATATTTCTTTGCATATTAATGCAATTTCTCAAAAAATGCAGCTTTTTCCAAAGTCTATTTGTTATGGTAAGAGTTATCGTCAATTGGGCTGTTGTAGAGTTAAAGACCAATCCGTTCGCTTTAGTTTGCGCTTGGCATTAATGCCGTATTTTTGCATTGATTCTGTGATAATTCACGAGTTAGCGCATTTGCGTTATCCTCATCACGGGCAGGATTTTTGGAATCTTGTGCGGACATTTGATGACAATCCTCAAGGCATTCAAGAGTGGCTACAAGCCAATTATTCACTTAATGCAAGACTTTATCAAAAAATTTTTAAGTAA
- a CDS encoding uracil-DNA glycosylase family protein, translating into MQTLHQALLLKKLYLLQSFGFDYCNPQFLVPTQKRFQSQNQGDLRQLIESCKLCAQKTSSPSAGLCHQNSKLVFLSLMPLLDAQLRFASKSAQMLKNIVERVFDMRLQEVSILSLLKCEIPQNSQQICIESCMGYFLKQIEFTQSPILVLLGAEAYFYLTQDGSDYRNVQGKLLKWNHLKLFPTFSLNQLLRQPKLKINAHKEFLHLKELLKEEKQCN; encoded by the coding sequence TTGCAAACACTCCATCAAGCGTTATTGCTAAAAAAGCTCTATTTATTGCAATCTTTTGGATTTGATTATTGTAATCCGCAGTTTTTAGTGCCTACACAAAAAAGATTCCAAAGTCAAAATCAAGGAGATTTGAGGCAATTAATAGAATCTTGCAAGTTGTGCGCACAAAAAACTTCCTCGCCAAGTGCGGGATTGTGCCATCAAAACTCTAAGCTTGTTTTTCTCTCACTTATGCCTTTATTAGATGCGCAGCTACGTTTTGCTTCTAAAAGTGCGCAAATGTTGAAAAATATCGTTGAACGCGTTTTTGATATGAGATTGCAAGAGGTTTCTATTTTGTCGCTCTTAAAATGTGAGATTCCGCAAAATTCTCAACAAATTTGCATAGAATCGTGTATGGGATATTTTCTCAAACAAATTGAATTTACACAAAGCCCAATCCTTGTTTTGCTTGGAGCAGAAGCTTATTTTTATCTTACACAAGATGGAAGTGATTATAGAAATGTGCAAGGTAAATTGCTAAAATGGAATCATTTAAAGCTTTTTCCGACCTTTAGCTTAAACCAACTCCTAAGGCAGCCAAAATTAAAAATCAATGCGCACAAGGAGTTTTTACACCTTAAAGAATTATTAAAGGAAGAGAAACAATGCAATTAA
- a CDS encoding peptidylprolyl isomerase, with amino-acid sequence MRALIHFLLSLLCAGILCAQENVQSMESQKIQVVLETTSGKIVLDLFPQVAPKAVENFVTHTNEGYYNGTIFHRVIRRFMIQGGDPSGTGSGGESIWGEDFEDEIVKGYAFDRAGILAMANAGENTNGSQFFITTTRTPHLNGKHTIFGEISEDSKEESFKTLRKIEYTPTNSQDKPIKEQKILKAYVIQNTTMQ; translated from the coding sequence ATGAGAGCGTTAATTCACTTTTTGCTTAGTTTGTTGTGCGCAGGAATCTTATGCGCACAAGAAAATGTGCAAAGTATGGAATCGCAAAAGATTCAAGTTGTTTTGGAAACTACTTCGGGCAAGATTGTGCTAGATTTGTTTCCGCAAGTTGCACCCAAAGCGGTAGAAAATTTTGTTACACATACCAACGAAGGCTATTATAATGGCACGATTTTTCATCGCGTGATTCGCAGGTTTATGATTCAAGGAGGCGACCCAAGTGGCACAGGAAGTGGAGGAGAATCTATTTGGGGAGAAGATTTTGAAGATGAGATTGTAAAAGGTTATGCGTTTGATAGGGCGGGGATTTTGGCAATGGCAAATGCTGGGGAAAATACGAATGGAAGTCAATTTTTTATTACCACGACGCGCACTCCGCATTTGAATGGCAAGCACACGATTTTTGGCGAGATTAGTGAGGATTCCAAAGAGGAGAGTTTTAAAACTTTGCGTAAAATAGAATATACTCCGACTAATTCGCAAGATAAGCCTATCAAAGAACAAAAAATCTTAAAAGCTTATGTTATTCAAAATACTACAATGCAATGA
- a CDS encoding ribose-phosphate pyrophosphokinase yields MQDYKIFTGTAHPEFSQRVAKELDIELSQAEVTRFSDGEIGIRICESVRGKDVFVIQSTCAPANDNLMELLIMIDALKRSSAKSINIIMPYFGYARQDRKASPRVPISAKLVADLLQCAGITRLVAMDLHAGQIQGFFDIPVDNLYGSIVFKEYIISKNFKNPIVASPDIGGVARARYFAKLLGLDIVIIDKRREKANESEVMNVIGNVEGKDVILIDDIIDTAGTMVKAASAFKQKGATSVIALGTHAVFSGVAYDRIQTSEIDEVIVTDTIPLKQHCEKIKILSVAPLFAEVIKRINKDESVNSLFA; encoded by the coding sequence AGATTTTTACAGGAACTGCGCACCCAGAGTTTTCTCAACGCGTTGCAAAAGAGTTGGATATTGAGCTATCCCAAGCGGAAGTAACGCGCTTTAGTGATGGAGAGATTGGGATTCGTATTTGTGAAAGTGTGCGAGGGAAAGATGTGTTTGTGATTCAATCCACTTGCGCTCCTGCGAATGATAATTTAATGGAATTACTCATTATGATTGATGCACTCAAACGCAGTTCGGCAAAATCTATTAATATCATTATGCCTTATTTTGGTTATGCAAGACAAGACCGCAAAGCTTCCCCACGCGTCCCTATTAGCGCAAAATTGGTTGCAGATTTGTTGCAATGTGCAGGTATTACGCGACTTGTTGCAATGGATTTGCACGCTGGACAGATTCAAGGTTTTTTTGATATTCCCGTGGATAATCTTTATGGTTCTATTGTTTTTAAAGAATACATTATCTCCAAGAATTTCAAGAATCCTATTGTGGCAAGTCCGGATATTGGCGGAGTGGCGCGCGCAAGATATTTTGCTAAACTTTTGGGGTTGGACATTGTCATTATTGACAAACGACGCGAAAAGGCAAATGAAAGTGAAGTAATGAATGTGATTGGAAATGTTGAGGGCAAAGATGTGATACTTATTGATGATATAATTGATACTGCGGGCACAATGGTAAAGGCAGCAAGTGCGTTTAAGCAAAAAGGTGCAACAAGTGTGATTGCGCTTGGCACTCACGCAGTTTTTAGCGGAGTGGCTTATGATAGAATCCAAACAAGTGAGATTGATGAAGTGATTGTTACAGATACGATTCCTTTAAAACAACATTGTGAAAAAATCAAGATTTTAAGTGTTGCGCCTTTGTTTGCTGAAGTCATTAAAAGGATTAATAAAGATGAGAGCGTTAATTCACTTTTTGCTTAG